A window of the Bombina bombina isolate aBomBom1 chromosome 3, aBomBom1.pri, whole genome shotgun sequence genome harbors these coding sequences:
- the GPR45 gene encoding probable G-protein coupled receptor 45 — protein sequence MGCNRTALDSCSLPSLNVTTVPPDSTFAPFPNPLRIFLAIILIVMIAIAFLGNAIVCLIVYQKPAMRSAINLLLATLAFSDIMLSLFCMPFTAVTIITGSWHFGSQFCQISAMLYWFFVLEGVAILLIISVDRFLIIVQRQDKLNPHRAKIMIATSWVLSFCISFPSVVGWTLVEVPTRAPQCVLGYTEFSADRAYAVMLVVAVFFIPFCVMLYSYLCILNTVRRNAVRIHNHADSLCLSQVSKLGLMGLQRPHQMNVDMSFKTRAFTTILILFIGFSLCWLPHSVFSLLSVFSRTFYYSNSFYIISTCILWLSYLKSVFNPVIYCWRIKKFREACMEFMPKTFKILPKVPGRTRRRIRPSTIYVCGEQQSAV from the coding sequence ATGGGTTGCAACAGAACTGCCCTAGACAGCTGTTCTTTGCCCAGTCTAAATGTGACAACCGTGCCACCAGACTCAACATTTGCTCCATTCCCAAACCCACTCAGGATATTCTTGGCAATAATATTAATAGTGATGATTGCTATTGCATTTTTGGGCAATGCCATTGTTTGCCTTATTGTATATCAGAAACCAGCCATGCGTTCTGCAATCAATCTACTCTTGGCAACACTGGCCTTTTCTGATATCATGTTGTCTCTCTTCTGCATGCCGTTCACTGCTGTCACAATTATCACTGGAAGCTGGCACTTTGGAAGTCAATTTTGCCAGATATCCGCCATGCTCTACTGGTTCTTTGTCTTAGAAGGTGTGGCTATTTTGCTTATTATCAGTGTTGATCGCTTTTTGATCATCGTGCAACGGCAAGACAAGCTCAACCCTCACCGTGCCAAGATAATGATTGCTACTTCATGGGTGTTGTCTTTTTGCATATCTTTTCCATCAGTTGTTGGTTGGACTTTGGTGGAGGTTCCCACACGTGCACCACAATGTGTTCTAGGGTATACTGAGTTTTCAGCTGATAGGGCTTATGCCGTTATGTTAGTTGTGGCAGttttcttcatccctttctgtGTAATGCTATACTCTTACCTTTGTATCCTAAACACAGTGAGACGGAATGCTGTCAGGATACACAATCATGCAGATAGCCTGTGTCTGAGCCAGGTAAGCAAATTAGGGTTGATGGGACTTCAGAGGCCTCATCAGATGAACGTGGACATGAGTTTCAAAACAAGGGCCTTCACTACTATTTTGATCCTTTTCATTGGTTTCTCACTCTGTTGGCTTCCTCACTCTGTATTCAGTCTATTGTCAGTGTTTAGCAGGACATTTTACTACAGTAACTCTTTTTACATTATCAGCACATGTATCTTGTGGCTGAGTTACTTGAAGTCTGTGTTTAACCCAGTTATTTACTGTTGGAGGATCAAGAAATTCCGTGAAGCTTGCATGGAATTCATGCCTAAAACTTTTAAGATCCTTCCAAAAGTGCCAGGAAGAACACGAAGAAGAATACGACCCAGTACCATCTATGTTTGCGGTGAGCAACAGTCTGCTGTTTAG